From a single Dromaius novaehollandiae isolate bDroNov1 chromosome 13, bDroNov1.hap1, whole genome shotgun sequence genomic region:
- the NOB1 gene encoding RNA-binding protein NOB1, with protein sequence MARVAHVVADAGAFLRAAPLQDIAQSVYTVPEVVAEIRDKPTRRRLAALPYELRFRRPRPDYVRLVTDFSKKTGDYPSLSATDLQVLALTYQLEAETVGPDRLRREPEDKVRLSSTPQHPEAPLHLAGFHLPCKHKRPGKGQHLPSPERSPALAETPEFSSFLYWRTPLPSIEEDLQELLNAHTVSISPGAAEEHPSPENGDSAEEDEGEEESDDEGWITPSNIKQVQQDTGHCDTAPAGVQVGCVTTDFAMQNVLLQMGLHVLAVNGMLIRQARSHILRCHGCFKTTSDMTKVFCPHCGNKTLKKVAVSVSDDGSLHLHFSRNPKVLNPRGLRYPLPAPQGGKHANNPHLVEDQPFPQQRLSRKARQKTNVFDPDYIAGVSPFAENDIYSRAANLQIRDAALGAGRRRLNPNAVTKKFVKRR encoded by the exons ATGGCGCGCGTGGCGCACGTCGTGGCTGATGCCGGCGCCTTCCTCCGCGCGGCGCCGCTGCAG GACATCGCGCAGAGCGTGTACACCGTGCCCGAGGTGGTGGCCGAGATCCGCGACAAGCCGACGCGGCGGCGCCTGGCCGCGCTGCCCTACGAGCTCCGCTTCCGCCGCCCGCGGCCCGACTACGTGCGGCTCG TGACCGACTTTTCCAAGAAGACCGGCGACTACCCGAGTCTCTCGGCCACCGACCTGCAGGTGCTCGCCCTCACCTACCAGCTGGAGGCCGAGACCGTCGGCCCCGACCGGCTCCGGCGGGAGCCCGAGGACAAG GTGAGGCTCAGCTCGACCCCGCAGCACCCCGAGGCCCCCCTGCACCTCGCTGGCTTCCACCTGCCCTGCAAG CACAAGCGCCCAGGAAAAGGGcagcatctgcccagccctgaGAGGAGCCCGGCCCTGGCTGAGACCCCCGAATTCAGCTCCTTCCTCTACTGGAGAACCCCCCTGCCCAGCATCGAGGAGGActtgcaggagctgctg AACGCTCACACCGTCTCCATCAGCCCCGGGGCGGCTGAGGAGCACCCGAGCCCAGAGAACGGGGACAGTGCTGAGGAAGACGAAGGTGAGGAGGAGAGCGATGACGAAGGTTGGATAACGCCCAGCAACATTAAGCAGGTCCAGCAGGACACAGGGCACTGTGACACCGCTCCCGCTGGCGTGCAGGTCGGCTGCGTCACCACCGACTTCGCCATGCAG AACGTGCTGCTGCAGATGGGGCTCCACGTGCTGGCCGTGAACGGCATGCTGATCCGCCAGGCCAGGAGCCACATCCTCCGCTGCCACGGCTGCTTCAA AACAACTTCTGACATGACCAAGGTTTTCTGTCCTCACTGCGGTAACAAGACTCTGAAGAAGGTTGCGGTGAGCGTGAGTGACGACGGGAGCCTCCACCTGCATTTCTCCCGCAACCCCAAGGTGCTGAACCCGCGGGGGCTCCGG TATCCGCTGCCGGCTCCGCAGGGCGGGAAGCATGCGAACAACCCTCACCTGGTGGAAGACCAGCCCTTCCCGCAGCAGCGGCTCTCCCGGAAGGCTCGGCAGAAGACCAACGTCTTTGACCCCGACTACATCGCGGGGGTGTCGCCCTTTGCGGAAAACGACATCTACAGCCGGGCAGCCAACCTGCAAATCCGAGACGCGGCCCTGGGCGCGGGCCGGAGGCGCCTGAACCCCAACGCGGTGACAAAGAAGTTTGTAAAGAGGAGATGA